A part of Halorhodospira halophila genomic DNA contains:
- a CDS encoding diguanylate cyclase: protein MEKEEHPTAPEHDGTPPTILIVDDEPTNIQALAHLLKDDYRIRVTAAGEKALAIAAADPQPDLILLDVVMPEPDGYEVCRRLKADPRTQGIPVIFVTGRDSAADEERGLELGAVDYIIKPFSPRITRTRVRNHVELKRKTDALERLSQRDGLTDLPNRRVLDQRLGEEWTRSQRGGTPLSVVMMDIDHFKPFNDHYGHGAGDDCLRRVARALAGVPGRTTDLVARYGGEEFIALLPYTDKADAWRMAERFRTAVAALQLTHGHTTTGIVTLSVGVATHNAGDGTASAEQLQQAADRALYAAKQAGRNQTHQAPAP from the coding sequence ATGGAGAAGGAAGAACACCCCACGGCGCCCGAACATGACGGCACGCCGCCGACTATCCTCATCGTCGACGACGAGCCGACCAACATCCAGGCGCTGGCCCACCTGCTCAAGGACGACTACCGCATCCGGGTCACGGCAGCCGGCGAGAAGGCGCTGGCGATCGCCGCCGCGGATCCGCAGCCGGATCTGATCCTGCTCGACGTGGTCATGCCCGAGCCCGACGGCTACGAGGTCTGCCGCAGACTCAAGGCCGACCCGCGCACCCAGGGCATCCCGGTGATCTTCGTCACCGGCCGGGACAGCGCCGCGGATGAAGAGCGCGGGCTGGAACTCGGCGCCGTGGACTACATCATCAAGCCGTTCAGCCCGCGGATCACCCGCACCCGCGTGCGCAACCACGTCGAGCTCAAGCGCAAGACCGACGCGCTGGAGCGGCTCTCGCAGCGCGACGGGCTGACCGACCTGCCCAATCGCCGGGTGCTGGACCAGCGCCTCGGGGAGGAGTGGACGCGCTCCCAGCGCGGCGGTACGCCGCTGTCAGTGGTCATGATGGACATCGACCACTTCAAGCCGTTCAACGACCACTACGGCCACGGCGCCGGTGACGACTGCTTGCGCCGCGTCGCCCGTGCCCTGGCCGGCGTACCGGGGCGAACCACCGATCTGGTGGCCCGCTACGGCGGCGAGGAGTTCATCGCCCTGCTGCCCTACACCGACAAAGCCGATGCCTGGCGGATGGCCGAACGATTCCGCACCGCGGTGGCTGCACTCCAGCTGACCCACGGCCACACCACCACCGGAATCGTGACCCTGAGCGTGGGCGTGGCCACCCATAACGCCGGCGACGGGACCGCCAGCGCCGAGCAGCTTCAGCAGGCCGCGGACCGGGCGCTCTACGCGGCCAAGCAGGCCGGCCGGAACCAGACCCACCAGGCGCCGGCCCCCTGA
- a CDS encoding hybrid sensor histidine kinase/response regulator, whose product MNGSEQTEAQRLYARMFADNTAVKLLIDPESGAILDANPSAVRFYGYPRAELCGMRIQDINTLDDAQVHAEMARARAEQRRYFRFQHRVQGGEVRDVEVYSGPLELGGRQYLYSIVHDITDIRRYQRRLEVFHDLFRSLPVGIYRNTPGPAGRFLEVNPAMVELFEAESEAELLATPVSALYRDPQRRAEISDLIERHGHVGWVELQARTLRGRPLWLRLSVRRVEDEQGRTVFDGMVEDISEHVRLQGERDRLLEAINEGVCGLDRAGRFTFLNPAARQLLGFPSEEAALGRDAHALTHHSHPDGSPYPAQACPIFRVIRTGEPLEAWQDYFWRMDGRGFDVLVYAAPLRDEDDGITGAVISFQDISRRKRLQRERDQMLEILDYHPHLIQRFLPDTTLLYANRMVAELFGVPAPEMDGRRWIEWLAPEQREQLEAFLCRFNRSEPVGTLELPVTAATGEQRWVQWTCQAFFDEDGLISHFQAVGIDNTERVAAERARAQADRDRQTFLAAVSHDLRTPLNAIYGFTDLLQATELTGQQREYLDLCRSASEKLLALIDTLMDLSRMESGRLTLRDEPFELAEVIERQVAVLRAVAEEAGLALRVREAPGTPQWVRGDATRFGQVVHNLVSNAIQFTERGEVVLEVAPEGTGRLYVAVHDTGVGIAPGDREHIFKAFAQGNPSFRRQPGNGLGLRICHELVRLMDGRLAVASEPGQGSTFSFTARLPRAEPPRAEGPGAAVSGQAAGLRVLVAEDDATNALLIQAQLELAGVHPTLVEDGRQAVAAWREQDWDLVLMDVQMPGLNGPDAVRAIRAQEAEQACARTPIVALSAHAVDQVREECLAAGCDDYLTKPVDRQRLAALLSGIAGDG is encoded by the coding sequence ATGAACGGATCGGAGCAGACCGAGGCGCAGCGGCTCTACGCCCGCATGTTCGCCGACAATACCGCGGTCAAACTGCTCATCGACCCGGAATCCGGGGCCATCCTCGACGCCAACCCCAGTGCCGTGCGCTTCTACGGGTACCCCCGGGCGGAGCTCTGCGGCATGCGCATCCAGGACATCAATACCCTCGATGATGCGCAGGTGCACGCCGAAATGGCCCGGGCACGGGCCGAGCAGCGTCGCTACTTCCGCTTCCAGCACCGCGTGCAGGGTGGCGAGGTCCGCGACGTCGAGGTCTACAGCGGGCCGCTGGAGCTCGGCGGCCGGCAGTACCTCTACTCCATCGTCCACGACATCACCGATATACGGCGCTATCAGCGCCGGCTCGAGGTCTTCCACGACCTCTTCCGCTCCTTGCCGGTGGGCATCTACCGCAACACCCCCGGCCCGGCGGGGCGCTTTCTCGAGGTCAATCCGGCCATGGTCGAGCTCTTCGAGGCCGAGAGCGAGGCGGAGCTGCTGGCCACGCCGGTGTCGGCGCTCTACCGCGATCCGCAGCGCCGGGCCGAGATCAGCGACCTGATCGAACGCCACGGCCACGTCGGCTGGGTCGAGCTGCAGGCCCGCACGCTGCGAGGCCGGCCGCTGTGGCTGCGGCTGTCGGTCCGCCGGGTGGAGGACGAGCAGGGCCGGACCGTCTTCGACGGGATGGTCGAGGACATCAGCGAGCATGTGCGCCTGCAGGGCGAGCGCGACCGGCTGCTCGAGGCCATCAATGAGGGCGTCTGCGGGCTCGACCGGGCCGGGCGCTTCACCTTCCTCAATCCCGCGGCCCGGCAGCTGCTCGGCTTTCCCTCCGAGGAGGCAGCCCTCGGCCGGGACGCCCACGCACTGACCCACCACAGCCACCCGGACGGCAGCCCGTACCCCGCGCAGGCGTGCCCGATCTTCCGGGTGATTCGCACCGGCGAACCCCTGGAGGCGTGGCAGGACTACTTCTGGCGGATGGACGGCCGCGGTTTCGACGTGCTCGTCTACGCTGCGCCCCTGCGCGACGAGGACGACGGGATCACCGGCGCGGTGATCTCCTTCCAGGACATCAGCCGGCGCAAGCGCCTCCAGCGCGAGCGCGACCAGATGCTGGAGATCCTCGACTACCACCCCCATCTGATCCAGCGTTTTCTGCCGGATACCACGCTGCTCTACGCCAACCGCATGGTGGCGGAATTGTTCGGGGTGCCGGCGCCAGAGATGGATGGTCGGCGCTGGATCGAATGGCTGGCGCCGGAGCAGCGCGAGCAGCTCGAGGCCTTCCTGTGCCGTTTCAACCGCTCCGAGCCGGTGGGTACCTTGGAGCTGCCGGTTACCGCCGCCACCGGCGAGCAGCGCTGGGTGCAGTGGACCTGCCAGGCCTTCTTCGACGAGGATGGCCTGATCAGCCACTTCCAGGCCGTGGGCATCGACAACACCGAACGGGTCGCGGCCGAGCGGGCCCGCGCCCAGGCCGACCGCGACCGCCAGACCTTCCTCGCCGCGGTCAGCCACGACCTGCGCACGCCGCTCAACGCCATCTACGGCTTCACCGACCTGCTCCAGGCCACCGAGCTGACCGGGCAGCAGCGCGAGTACCTCGACCTGTGCCGCAGCGCCAGCGAGAAGCTGCTGGCGCTGATCGACACGCTGATGGATCTCTCGCGGATGGAGTCGGGGCGGTTGACCCTGCGCGACGAGCCCTTCGAGCTTGCCGAGGTGATCGAGCGGCAGGTGGCGGTCCTGCGCGCCGTCGCCGAGGAGGCCGGGCTGGCGCTTCGCGTCCGCGAGGCGCCGGGTACCCCGCAGTGGGTGCGCGGCGACGCCACCCGCTTCGGGCAGGTCGTGCACAACCTGGTCAGCAACGCCATCCAGTTCACCGAGCGCGGCGAGGTAGTGCTGGAGGTTGCACCGGAGGGGACCGGACGGCTCTACGTCGCCGTCCACGATACCGGCGTGGGCATCGCCCCCGGGGATCGCGAGCACATCTTCAAGGCGTTCGCCCAGGGCAACCCGTCCTTCCGGCGCCAGCCCGGCAACGGCCTGGGCCTGCGCATCTGCCACGAGCTGGTGCGACTGATGGACGGGCGCCTGGCGGTGGCCAGCGAGCCGGGGCAGGGGTCCACGTTCTCCTTCACGGCGCGGCTGCCCCGCGCGGAGCCACCCCGCGCCGAAGGCCCCGGCGCAGCGGTCTCCGGGCAGGCCGCCGGCCTGCGCGTGCTGGTCGCCGAGGACGACGCCACCAACGCCCTGCTCATCCAGGCGCAGCTGGAGCTGGCCGGCGTCCATCCGACGCTGGTGGAGGATGGCCGCCAGGCGGTGGCCGCCTGGCGGGAGCAGGACTGGGACCTGGTGCTCATGGACGTGCAGATGCCCGGGCTCAACGGGCCCGATGCGGTGCGGGCCATCCGCGCCCAGGAGGCCGAGCAAGCGTGTGCGCGCACCCCCATCGTCGCCCTGAGCGCCCACGCCGTGGACCAGGTCCGCGAGGAGTGTCTGGCCGCCGGCTGTGACGACTACCTGACCAAGCCGGTGGACCGGCAACGGCTGGCGGCCCTGCTGTCGGGGATCGCCGGCGACGGCTGA
- a CDS encoding MFS transporter, which translates to MEQQPAATPAEGALDKAYRTLVNEEDARVCRDISADACRVVPGNFFLQIAAQFFTKLGDAIANPKTVLAWVLSALSAPGLFTAFLVPVRESGSLLPQLLIASFVRRRAVRKWTYVLGNLLQGGAVLAMAGVALTLEGAAAGAGIIAALVLFSLARGLCSVASKDVLGKTVPKTRRGQVNGWSAAAAGLVTVGVGLALWLGMGEAGGAGFYALLLAGAAALWVLGAGFYAAIREEPGETAGGANAIREAVDRLSLLAEDPPFRRFVLARALLLCSALTAPFIVMLAYEQTGAAALALGLFVIADGLADLLSAPFWGRFADASSRRVMIRAGLAAALVGIALVALVHLLPGVAGHAAVYPVFFFLLAVAHAGVRMGRKTYVVDLAGGNKRTDYVAVSNTVIGVVLLLTGLIGALTAVMPITGVILILSAMGLAGAWLSARLPEVTEEAATG; encoded by the coding sequence ATGGAGCAGCAGCCGGCCGCCACGCCTGCCGAAGGCGCCCTGGACAAGGCCTACCGAACCCTGGTCAACGAGGAGGACGCCCGCGTCTGCCGCGATATCAGCGCGGACGCCTGCCGGGTCGTCCCGGGCAACTTCTTCCTGCAGATCGCCGCGCAGTTCTTCACCAAGCTCGGCGATGCCATCGCCAACCCCAAGACGGTCCTCGCCTGGGTGCTCAGCGCGCTGTCCGCGCCGGGGCTCTTCACGGCCTTCCTGGTGCCGGTGCGCGAGTCCGGCTCGCTGCTGCCGCAGCTGCTGATCGCCAGCTTCGTCCGGCGCCGGGCGGTGCGCAAGTGGACCTACGTGCTCGGCAACCTCCTGCAGGGCGGGGCGGTGCTGGCCATGGCCGGGGTTGCGCTGACCCTCGAGGGGGCGGCCGCCGGTGCCGGCATCATCGCCGCGCTGGTGCTCTTCAGCCTGGCCCGGGGCCTCTGTTCGGTGGCCTCCAAGGACGTCCTCGGCAAGACCGTGCCCAAGACCCGGCGCGGCCAGGTCAACGGCTGGTCCGCGGCCGCCGCCGGACTGGTGACCGTGGGCGTCGGCCTGGCGCTGTGGCTGGGCATGGGCGAGGCCGGGGGAGCCGGTTTCTACGCCCTGCTGCTCGCCGGCGCTGCGGCGCTGTGGGTACTCGGCGCCGGGTTCTACGCCGCCATCCGCGAGGAGCCCGGCGAGACCGCGGGCGGCGCCAACGCCATCCGCGAGGCGGTGGATCGGCTCAGTCTCCTCGCCGAGGATCCGCCGTTCCGGCGTTTCGTCCTGGCCCGCGCGCTGCTGCTCTGCTCGGCGCTGACCGCCCCGTTCATCGTCATGCTCGCCTACGAGCAGACCGGGGCGGCCGCCCTGGCGCTGGGGCTGTTCGTCATCGCCGACGGCCTGGCGGATCTGCTCTCCGCGCCGTTCTGGGGGCGCTTTGCGGATGCCTCCAGCCGCCGGGTGATGATCCGCGCCGGGCTGGCCGCCGCGCTGGTGGGCATCGCGCTGGTGGCGCTTGTCCATCTGTTGCCGGGGGTCGCCGGCCACGCTGCCGTCTACCCCGTCTTCTTCTTCCTCCTCGCCGTGGCCCACGCCGGGGTGCGCATGGGCCGCAAGACCTACGTGGTCGATCTGGCCGGCGGCAACAAGCGCACCGACTACGTCGCCGTCAGCAACACCGTCATCGGCGTGGTCCTGCTGCTCACCGGTCTGATCGGGGCCCTGACCGCGGTCATGCCGATCACCGGCGTGATCCTCATCCTCTCAGCCATGGGCCTGGCCGGCGCCTGGCTTTCCGCCCGGCTGCCGGAGGTCACCGAGGAGGCAGCAACCGGATAG
- a CDS encoding class I SAM-dependent methyltransferase has protein sequence MDWSGGYVSDINYISGFYRELAPGYLSFVARLQGEPAPDPARPFRYAELGCGQGLGTNLLAAANPHAEFVGIDFLPGQIANARDQAAAAGLENVTFHEASFAEAAQWPDAALAPFDYITLHGIYAWVSPANRQAIVRFLERWLKPGGLVYVSYNAMPGWAGVLPFQRLLCEHAARHPGRSDRQVESGLAFMQQLREAGLAYFERHPAAPAKLDGLGDIARESTYLAHEYLNTAAQPLYFTDVLAELAPARLDYVGSADLLENYDALSLPEPARAALEDVADPHYRELLRDYAVNRVFRRDVFIKGSRRGTPAQQDAAVLQTAVAPLLTRAEMTPVFHTHLGELTGQARIYQPLMDRIARGPTTLGDLRQATGVELPALIQACAVLVATGQAHPAQPPADPGPAGRLAELLAERILEDEAHGHLPAPAIGSAVAASDTEIVALAALRQGAPQRAERLAEAVWSRFRPVGRRMVRDGQVLEGERANLRELQERARGILRERLPVWQGLGLIDAGSDRRGG, from the coding sequence ATGGACTGGAGCGGCGGTTACGTCTCGGATATCAACTACATCAGCGGCTTCTACCGCGAGCTCGCCCCGGGCTATCTGAGCTTCGTGGCCCGTCTCCAGGGCGAGCCAGCGCCGGATCCGGCCCGGCCGTTTCGCTACGCCGAGCTCGGCTGCGGCCAGGGGCTGGGCACCAACCTGCTCGCCGCCGCCAATCCCCACGCCGAATTCGTCGGCATCGACTTCCTGCCCGGGCAGATCGCCAACGCCCGCGATCAGGCCGCGGCGGCCGGGCTGGAGAACGTCACCTTCCACGAGGCGAGCTTCGCCGAGGCGGCGCAGTGGCCCGACGCCGCGCTGGCCCCCTTCGACTACATCACCCTGCACGGGATCTACGCCTGGGTCAGCCCGGCCAACCGGCAGGCCATCGTGCGTTTCCTGGAGCGCTGGCTGAAGCCGGGCGGCCTGGTCTACGTCAGCTACAACGCCATGCCCGGCTGGGCCGGGGTGCTGCCCTTCCAGCGGCTGCTGTGCGAGCACGCCGCCCGCCACCCCGGGCGCAGCGACCGGCAGGTCGAGTCCGGCCTGGCCTTCATGCAGCAGCTCCGCGAGGCCGGGCTCGCCTACTTCGAGCGCCACCCGGCGGCGCCGGCCAAGCTCGACGGGCTCGGCGACATCGCCCGGGAGTCGACCTACCTGGCCCACGAGTACCTCAACACCGCGGCGCAGCCCCTGTACTTCACCGACGTGCTCGCCGAGCTGGCGCCGGCCCGCCTGGACTACGTCGGCTCCGCCGATCTGTTGGAGAACTACGACGCCCTGAGCCTTCCCGAGCCGGCACGTGCGGCCCTGGAGGACGTCGCCGATCCCCACTACCGCGAGCTGCTGCGCGACTACGCGGTGAACCGGGTATTCCGCCGGGACGTCTTCATCAAGGGCAGCCGCCGTGGCACGCCGGCGCAGCAGGACGCCGCCGTGCTCCAGACCGCGGTGGCGCCGCTGCTCACCCGCGCCGAGATGACCCCGGTCTTCCACACCCACCTCGGCGAGCTGACCGGGCAGGCGCGGATCTACCAGCCGCTGATGGATCGCATCGCCCGCGGTCCGACCACCCTCGGCGACCTGCGACAGGCCACCGGGGTCGAGCTGCCGGCGCTGATCCAGGCGTGCGCCGTGCTGGTCGCCACCGGACAGGCCCACCCGGCGCAGCCACCGGCTGATCCCGGGCCCGCGGGGCGGTTGGCCGAGCTGCTCGCCGAGCGCATCCTCGAGGATGAAGCCCACGGCCATCTGCCCGCGCCGGCCATCGGCAGCGCCGTGGCCGCCTCGGACACCGAGATCGTCGCCCTGGCGGCGCTGCGCCAGGGGGCCCCGCAGCGTGCGGAGCGGCTGGCCGAGGCCGTCTGGTCGCGTTTTCGTCCAGTGGGTCGGCGGATGGTGCGCGATGGCCAGGTGTTGGAAGGCGAGCGGGCCAACCTGCGCGAGCTCCAGGAGCGCGCCCGGGGGATCCTGCGCGAGCGCCTGCCGGTCTGGCAGGGCCTGGGGCTGATCGACGCCGGAAGCGACCGGCGCGGCGGTTGA
- a CDS encoding SRPBCC family protein, translating to MRRGLFAIALVVVIGAVHPPAGAVEILERDFQVARPDYQLRVVARIDAPREAVWAVLTDYERLSELSPGLLESRIVPDGAGEAVLVATVTEGCLVLICRRVRRVEAMEEEPPERIRARILPEHSDLRRGVTEWLLEADGEATRITVDSHIRPDFWVPPGIGPRHMQRTFLSDLTELMEQVERIAQ from the coding sequence ATGCGCCGTGGACTATTCGCCATCGCCCTGGTGGTCGTGATCGGCGCCGTCCACCCCCCGGCCGGCGCCGTGGAGATCCTTGAGCGGGATTTCCAGGTCGCGCGTCCCGACTACCAGCTGCGCGTCGTCGCCCGGATCGACGCCCCGCGCGAGGCGGTCTGGGCAGTGCTCACCGACTACGAGCGACTCTCCGAACTCTCTCCCGGCCTGCTGGAGAGCCGGATCGTACCGGACGGCGCCGGCGAGGCCGTCCTGGTGGCCACCGTCACCGAGGGGTGTCTGGTGCTGATCTGCCGCCGGGTGCGCCGCGTCGAGGCCATGGAGGAGGAACCACCGGAACGCATCCGGGCGCGCATCCTGCCGGAACACAGCGATCTGCGCCGCGGCGTGACCGAGTGGCTGCTCGAGGCCGACGGCGAGGCGACCCGCATCACCGTCGACAGCCATATCCGGCCCGACTTCTGGGTACCACCGGGCATCGGCCCGCGCCACATGCAGCGCACCTTCCTCAGTGATCTAACCGAGTTGATGGAGCAGGTTGAGCGCATCGCGCAATAA
- a CDS encoding AEC family transporter — MAGALASALAAVFGLIALGHVLRRQEVVPPLFWDGAERLTYYFALPALLVVRLAEAPLREMPLLPVVAILAGGVAIAGALLLLARPLLEPDGPGFTSALQGTFRPNTYVGLATAAALFGTEGVTLAAISLAVLVPLVNLLAVAALIRYGRRTGRQAPGFWASLARNPLVLACLLGVALSLLPVGLPAPLAAFLDALGQAALPLGLMAVGAGLYWGQIGRHPRLLIASSAIKLLLLPAGVGAVVLAAGLDATTGAVLVLFAGVPASASCYILARQLGGDAPLMASILTVQTVAAVATLPLVIGGFLAISGG; from the coding sequence TTGGCGGGCGCCCTGGCCAGCGCCCTGGCGGCGGTCTTCGGACTCATCGCCCTGGGCCACGTGCTGCGCCGTCAGGAGGTCGTTCCGCCCCTGTTCTGGGACGGGGCGGAGCGGCTGACCTACTACTTCGCCCTGCCGGCGCTGCTGGTGGTGCGGCTGGCCGAGGCACCGCTGCGCGAGATGCCACTGCTGCCCGTAGTGGCCATCCTCGCCGGCGGCGTGGCGATCGCCGGCGCCCTGCTGCTCCTCGCCCGGCCGCTGCTGGAGCCGGACGGCCCCGGCTTCACCTCGGCGCTGCAGGGCACCTTCCGGCCCAACACCTACGTGGGACTGGCCACGGCGGCGGCACTGTTCGGCACCGAGGGGGTGACCCTGGCGGCGATCAGCCTGGCGGTCCTCGTCCCCCTGGTGAACCTGCTGGCGGTGGCGGCCCTGATCCGCTACGGCCGGCGCACCGGACGTCAGGCACCCGGCTTCTGGGCGAGCCTGGCGCGCAACCCGCTGGTGCTCGCCTGTCTGCTCGGCGTCGCACTCAGCCTGCTGCCGGTGGGCTTGCCGGCACCGCTGGCCGCCTTCCTCGATGCGCTGGGCCAGGCCGCGCTGCCGCTGGGCCTGATGGCGGTGGGCGCCGGGCTGTACTGGGGGCAGATCGGCCGCCATCCGCGGCTGCTGATCGCATCATCGGCCATCAAGCTCCTGCTCCTGCCTGCCGGCGTCGGCGCCGTAGTCCTGGCCGCCGGCCTGGACGCGACCACCGGGGCGGTGCTCGTGCTCTTCGCCGGGGTACCGGCCTCGGCGTCGTGCTACATCCTCGCCCGCCAGCTCGGTGGCGATGCCCCGCTGATGGCCTCGATCCTCACCGTGCAGACCGTCGCCGCCGTGGCCACCCTGCCCTTGGTGATTGGCGGTTTTCTGGCCATCAGCGGCGGCTGA
- a CDS encoding CPXCG motif-containing cysteine-rich protein, giving the protein MYSDWRPERSVSCPYCGEPFQLLLDTDGEDTDYVEDCPVCCAPIQVAVRWSMGDDEPEVVLRRDDD; this is encoded by the coding sequence ATGTATTCCGATTGGCGGCCGGAAAGGAGTGTCTCGTGCCCCTACTGCGGTGAGCCATTCCAGCTGCTCCTCGACACCGATGGAGAGGACACGGATTACGTGGAGGACTGTCCGGTCTGCTGCGCACCGATCCAGGTGGCGGTGCGCTGGTCCATGGGGGACGACGAGCCGGAGGTGGTCCTGCGTCGGGATGACGACTAA
- a CDS encoding TRAP transporter permease, whose product MSDRSTNPEPTIETQGETEIPLGSNERALTGWQKQLFFWACALYTAFHIFTLNVIPLETWTFRILHIAGGLFIGFALTSARTLDRDAPAAPTGMLQWLVMLASTALMLWALGALGYIAYLLQVDGMSSTQLPPWLAQQFGYTLFASVAVATLAGWFLRSPDNRVHWPDWILGFGALMVGTYIILALTRWQLAAGTPFAGAQELWISAAGVLLILELTRRIAGLALVIITAIFLVYSFVGPWLPGFLEHRGYSFTRFFTYLYTDSGILGPTTAVSSTYIILFITFAAFLQVSRVGDYFVNFAFAVAGWARGGPAKVSIFASGLMGMINGTSAGNVVATGSLTIPLMRKVGYPAKSAGAIEATASTGGQLVPPIMGAGAFIMAEITGIPYVEIIAAAILPAALYFLSVYFMVDNEAAKMGMRGLPRAQLPGLGRMLRQVYLFIPILVLIFTLFQGYSVIRAGTVAMISAVVVSWLTPEAMGIRRILRALEMGGRMVIPLVAVCACAGIIVGVISLTGVGTRFSSMLLGVADASMLLAMFFAMCISIMLGMGMPTTAAYAVAASVVAPGLQQLGVEPLIAHFFVFYYAVISAITPPVALAAYAAAGIAGTDPLRTSVTAFKIGLAAFIVPFMFFYSPAMLGEGTWTEIARVGVTASVGIFLLAAAVQGWLFGHVSWLLRGVLLAGAISMIYGGIYSDLAGIAVGAVLMAWQYRFASRQPLVPSQGG is encoded by the coding sequence ATGAGCGATCGATCCACGAATCCGGAGCCAACGATCGAGACCCAGGGCGAAACGGAGATTCCCCTCGGCAGCAACGAGCGCGCCCTCACCGGCTGGCAGAAGCAGCTGTTCTTCTGGGCGTGCGCGCTCTATACCGCATTCCACATCTTCACCCTGAACGTGATCCCGCTGGAGACCTGGACCTTCCGGATCCTGCACATCGCCGGCGGCCTGTTCATCGGCTTTGCGCTGACCTCGGCGCGGACCCTGGACCGCGACGCGCCGGCCGCGCCCACCGGGATGCTCCAGTGGCTGGTGATGCTAGCCAGTACCGCCCTGATGCTATGGGCCCTGGGCGCACTCGGCTACATCGCCTACCTGCTGCAGGTGGATGGCATGTCCTCCACCCAGCTCCCGCCGTGGCTCGCCCAGCAGTTCGGCTACACCCTGTTCGCCAGCGTGGCCGTCGCCACCCTGGCCGGCTGGTTCCTGCGCAGTCCGGACAACCGTGTCCACTGGCCGGACTGGATCCTCGGCTTCGGCGCGCTGATGGTCGGTACCTACATCATCCTGGCGCTGACCCGCTGGCAGCTAGCGGCCGGAACCCCCTTTGCCGGGGCCCAGGAGCTGTGGATCTCGGCCGCCGGCGTGCTGCTGATCCTGGAGCTGACCCGACGCATCGCCGGCCTGGCGCTGGTGATCATCACCGCCATCTTCCTCGTCTACTCCTTCGTCGGGCCGTGGCTGCCCGGCTTCCTGGAGCACCGCGGCTACTCCTTCACCCGCTTCTTCACCTACCTCTACACCGACAGCGGGATCCTCGGCCCGACCACCGCGGTCTCCTCGACGTACATCATCCTGTTCATCACCTTCGCCGCCTTCCTGCAGGTCTCCCGGGTCGGCGATTACTTCGTCAACTTCGCCTTCGCCGTGGCCGGCTGGGCCCGCGGCGGCCCGGCCAAGGTGTCGATCTTCGCCTCCGGGCTGATGGGGATGATCAACGGCACCTCCGCCGGCAACGTGGTGGCCACCGGCAGCCTGACCATCCCGCTGATGCGCAAGGTCGGCTACCCGGCCAAGAGCGCCGGCGCCATCGAGGCGACCGCCTCCACCGGCGGGCAGCTGGTGCCGCCGATCATGGGCGCCGGCGCCTTCATCATGGCGGAGATCACCGGCATCCCCTATGTGGAGATCATCGCCGCCGCCATCCTGCCGGCCGCCCTCTACTTCCTGTCGGTCTACTTCATGGTCGACAACGAGGCGGCCAAGATGGGCATGCGCGGGCTGCCGCGGGCGCAGCTGCCCGGACTGGGGCGGATGCTGCGGCAGGTCTACCTGTTCATCCCCATCCTGGTGCTGATCTTTACCCTCTTCCAGGGCTACTCGGTGATCCGGGCCGGCACCGTGGCGATGATCTCGGCGGTGGTGGTCAGCTGGCTGACCCCGGAGGCGATGGGCATCCGCCGCATCCTCCGCGCCCTGGAGATGGGCGGGCGCATGGTCATCCCGCTGGTGGCGGTGTGCGCCTGCGCCGGCATCATCGTCGGCGTGATCAGCCTCACCGGCGTGGGTACGCGCTTCTCGTCCATGCTGCTGGGGGTGGCGGACGCCTCCATGCTGCTGGCGATGTTCTTCGCCATGTGCATCTCCATCATGCTGGGGATGGGCATGCCGACGACCGCCGCCTACGCCGTGGCCGCCTCGGTGGTGGCACCCGGGCTGCAGCAGCTCGGCGTGGAGCCGCTGATCGCCCACTTCTTCGTCTTCTACTACGCGGTCATCTCGGCGATCACCCCGCCGGTGGCACTGGCTGCCTATGCCGCCGCCGGCATTGCCGGCACCGATCCGCTGCGCACCTCGGTGACGGCGTTCAAGATCGGGCTGGCGGCGTTCATCGTGCCGTTCATGTTCTTCTACAGCCCGGCCATGCTCGGTGAAGGGACCTGGACGGAGATCGCCCGGGTGGGCGTGACCGCCTCGGTGGGCATCTTCCTGCTGGCCGCCGCGGTGCAGGGCTGGCTGTTCGGCCACGTCTCGTGGCTGCTGCGCGGCGTGCTGCTCGCCGGTGCCATCTCGATGATCTACGGCGGGATCTACAGCGACCTGGCCGGGATCGCGGTAGGCGCGGTGCTGATGGCCTGGCAGTACCGCTTCGCCTCACGGCAGCCGCTGGTGCCGAGCCAGGGCGGCTAG